In a genomic window of Tissierella sp. Yu-01:
- a CDS encoding HAD family hydrolase: MIKFIVCDMDGTLLDEEGHLNHEFFSIFKELEKKDIRFAVASGRQYYQLYKQFEPISDNIVYIAENGTLVVYKGEEIYSSVIDKSIAISLVEDALKIEDIYIVLCGKEAAYINTTDEFFLEEAMKYYFNYRIVDNFDDVKDDILNISIYDQKGLEGNSRKILYEKWKNELQIVASTPKWLDIYNIGVNKGKAVDMIQKKYNIGKDDTMIFGDYFNDIEMLKEGYHSYAMENAPQEIKDVANFVAKSNKDNGVLRIIKEKVLK, translated from the coding sequence ATGATTAAATTTATAGTATGTGATATGGATGGTACATTATTAGATGAAGAAGGACATTTGAACCATGAATTCTTCAGTATATTTAAAGAATTAGAGAAAAAAGATATAAGATTTGCAGTGGCTAGTGGTAGACAATATTATCAATTATACAAACAATTTGAACCTATAAGTGACAATATTGTATATATTGCAGAGAATGGAACCCTAGTAGTCTATAAAGGTGAAGAAATTTACTCATCTGTAATTGATAAGTCAATTGCCATTAGTTTAGTTGAAGATGCGCTTAAAATTGAAGATATTTATATTGTTCTGTGTGGTAAGGAAGCTGCCTATATTAATACAACAGATGAATTCTTTTTGGAAGAAGCAATGAAATATTACTTTAATTATAGAATTGTGGATAATTTTGATGATGTAAAAGATGATATCTTAAATATTTCAATATATGATCAAAAAGGATTAGAGGGTAATTCTAGAAAGATACTCTATGAAAAATGGAAGAATGAATTACAGATTGTTGCTTCAACTCCAAAATGGCTTGATATTTATAATATAGGAGTCAATAAAGGCAAGGCAGTAGATATGATTCAAAAGAAATATAACATAGGTAAAGATGATACGATGATTTTTGGAGATTATTTTAATGATATTGAGATGTTAAAAGAAGGTTACCATAGCTATGCAATGGAAAATGCACCTCAAGAAATTAAAGATGTCGCTAATTTCGTAGCAAAAAGCAATAAGGATAATGGAGTATTACGAATTATAAAAGAAAAGGTGTTAAAATAA
- a CDS encoding PTS sugar transporter subunit IIA, with the protein MNTIFIICGHGNYGTGFQSTIELLLGKKEDIYYIDFLVEDNDITLKEKMLEIINQNPNSQILFICDILGGTPYKVAAEIANFNNSIEVIVGCNVMSIIEGSFQKDNLALEELANFIVESSKNSTIKFEKVKGKELINEVVEEGI; encoded by the coding sequence ATGAACACAATATTTATAATATGCGGGCATGGAAACTATGGTACAGGTTTCCAAAGTACTATAGAACTATTACTTGGTAAGAAAGAGGATATATATTATATTGATTTTTTAGTGGAGGATAATGATATAACATTAAAAGAAAAGATGTTAGAAATCATAAATCAAAATCCTAATTCACAGATATTATTTATATGTGACATACTAGGTGGAACACCTTATAAAGTAGCAGCTGAAATAGCTAACTTTAATAATAGTATAGAGGTAATAGTTGGATGCAATGTTATGTCTATCATAGAAGGTAGTTTCCAGAAAGATAATCTTGCATTAGAAGAATTAGCAAATTTCATAGTAGAATCAAGTAAAAATTCAACTATAAAATTTGAAAAGGTAAAGGGAAAAGAATTAATAAATGAAGTAGTAGAAGAGGGGATTTAA
- the rsgA gene encoding ribosome small subunit-dependent GTPase A encodes MNKIDMENLGLSQRFITESTLYNSLHIGRVISQYKNLYKIITGDGELTAEVSGKFRFAVKTVSDYPTVGDFVMIDRTEDISGNAIIHNVLTRKSTFIRKAAGTSNDEQIVASNIDVVFICMSLNNDFNIRRIERYLGIAWDSGAEPVIVLTKSDLCKDLSDKLTEIYTVSMGVDVIVTSSMSEDGYLPVKNYLGRGKTIAFIGSSGVGKSTLINKLIGENILETNDIRNDDKGRHTTTRREMFVIPNGGVVIDTPGMRELGIDSADLSKTFVDIDELSAKCKFIDCTHTNEPKCAVQDAISTGSLTRERFENYLKLKKEARYDGLNARQIENEKLNEIFKEFGGMKSARKMLKEKNKSNRKF; translated from the coding sequence TTGAATAAAATAGATATGGAAAATTTAGGGCTTAGTCAAAGATTTATTACTGAATCAACTTTATACAATAGTCTTCATATTGGGAGAGTTATTTCTCAATACAAAAATCTATATAAAATTATAACAGGAGATGGGGAGTTAACAGCAGAAGTTTCCGGGAAATTTCGTTTTGCAGTAAAAACTGTTTCTGATTACCCTACTGTAGGTGATTTTGTTATGATTGATCGAACTGAAGATATTAGTGGAAATGCAATTATTCATAATGTGCTCACTAGGAAAAGTACCTTCATTAGGAAGGCTGCAGGAACATCAAATGATGAACAAATTGTGGCTTCAAATATTGATGTAGTATTTATCTGTATGTCCCTGAATAATGATTTTAATATTCGTAGAATAGAACGTTATCTTGGAATTGCCTGGGATAGTGGAGCAGAGCCTGTTATCGTGCTGACTAAATCAGATTTATGTAAGGATCTATCTGATAAGCTTACAGAAATTTATACTGTTTCTATGGGAGTAGATGTAATAGTTACTTCAAGTATGAGCGAGGACGGTTATTTACCAGTTAAAAATTATCTTGGCAGAGGAAAAACTATTGCATTTATAGGTTCATCAGGTGTTGGAAAATCGACTTTGATTAATAAACTAATTGGTGAAAATATATTAGAAACTAATGATATAAGAAATGATGACAAAGGAAGGCATACCACAACTAGAAGAGAGATGTTTGTTATCCCTAATGGTGGTGTTGTTATTGATACTCCAGGAATGAGAGAATTAGGAATTGATAGTGCCGATTTATCAAAAACCTTTGTTGATATTGATGAGTTGTCAGCTAAATGTAAGTTTATAGACTGTACTCATACTAATGAGCCAAAATGTGCAGTACAAGATGCGATAAGCACTGGTTCTTTGACTAGAGAAAGGTTTGAGAACTATTTAAAGCTCAAAAAAGAAGCTAGATATGATGGCTTGAATGCTAGGCAAATTGAAAATGAAAAGCTTAATGAAATTTTCAAGGAATTTGGTGGCATGAAAAGTGCCAGAAAAATGTTGAAAGAGAAAAATAAATCAAACCGAAAATTCTAA
- the gatY gene encoding tagatose-bisphosphate aldolase subunit GatY, translating to MDIVSNKEILVDAKKNKYAVPAFNVHNLETIQAVLEGAWEMKSPVIIATTPGTVKYAGLEYIVAILKVGAMKYNMPISLHLDHCSDVEFLKNCVMAGYKSVMIDASMEDFNTNINITKSVIDFAHKLDVSVEAELGLVGGQEDDRIIKEGEELLTDPYMALEFAKVTNVDSLAVAIGTAHGVYKLEPKLDFDRLKKMNEIIDTPLVLHGASGISEENLKIAIANGICKVNIATEIKIPFAEAIKRYFKENPDANDPRHYLKPAKGIVKEVVKEKIRICGSGGRA from the coding sequence GTGGATATCGTTTCAAACAAGGAAATATTGGTAGATGCAAAAAAGAATAAATATGCAGTTCCTGCATTTAATGTCCACAATTTAGAAACAATCCAAGCTGTGTTAGAAGGTGCATGGGAGATGAAATCTCCGGTTATTATTGCTACTACCCCTGGAACAGTAAAATATGCTGGATTAGAATATATTGTGGCTATTCTAAAAGTAGGTGCTATGAAATACAATATGCCTATTTCCCTACACCTAGATCACTGTTCTGATGTGGAATTTTTGAAGAATTGCGTTATGGCAGGATATAAATCAGTTATGATAGACGCTTCAATGGAGGATTTTAATACAAATATTAATATTACCAAGTCGGTTATAGACTTTGCACATAAGTTAGATGTGTCAGTGGAGGCAGAATTAGGCCTTGTTGGCGGGCAAGAAGATGATAGAATAATCAAAGAGGGAGAGGAACTACTAACCGATCCTTATATGGCATTGGAATTTGCAAAAGTAACAAATGTTGATTCTTTAGCTGTTGCAATAGGAACAGCCCACGGAGTGTATAAATTAGAACCAAAACTGGATTTTGACAGACTTAAAAAGATGAATGAAATCATAGATACACCATTGGTATTACATGGAGCATCTGGCATAAGTGAAGAAAATCTTAAAATTGCAATTGCTAATGGCATATGTAAAGTAAATATTGCAACAGAAATTAAAATACCATTTGCTGAAGCCATTAAAAGGTATTTTAAAGAAAACCCAGATGCAAATGACCCACGTCACTATTTAAAACCTGCTAAAGGCATAGTTAAAGAGGTTGTGAAGGAGAAAATTAGGATTTGTGGAAGCGGGGGCAGGGCATGA
- the agaC gene encoding PTS galactosamine transporter subunit IIC: MDISFGQGILLSLMAVVVGIDFWLEGLFIFRPIIVSTLTGLILGDVKIGLLAGGLTELAFAGLTPAGGTQPPNPVLAGIMTTVIAYTTKSTPEASIGLALPFSFLMQYILLFYYSTFSLFMAKSDKYAEEADTESFTRINLMPTFIVAITYGIIVFLSAYVAQDAMKALVNSMPEWLTHGFAVAGGLLPAVGFGMLLKVMLKKQYVPYLIVGFLFASFIQYSNLLPVALIGAAIALVDYFNPKNAPIVQKGGDDYSDGI, encoded by the coding sequence ATGGACATCAGCTTTGGTCAAGGTATTTTATTATCTCTAATGGCTGTAGTTGTAGGTATTGACTTCTGGTTGGAAGGATTATTTATTTTCAGACCAATAATTGTATCTACATTAACAGGACTAATTCTAGGAGACGTGAAGATCGGCTTGTTGGCAGGGGGACTTACAGAATTAGCATTTGCTGGCTTAACCCCAGCTGGAGGAACTCAACCTCCAAATCCAGTATTAGCTGGAATAATGACAACAGTAATAGCTTATACAACAAAGTCTACACCAGAGGCATCAATCGGATTGGCACTACCTTTTAGTTTTTTAATGCAATACATTTTACTATTTTATTACTCTACATTCTCACTATTTATGGCGAAGTCAGATAAATATGCTGAAGAAGCAGACACCGAATCATTTACCAGAATAAATCTAATGCCAACATTTATTGTAGCTATAACCTATGGAATAATTGTATTCTTAAGTGCTTATGTAGCTCAAGATGCAATGAAGGCTTTGGTAAATTCCATGCCAGAATGGTTAACTCATGGTTTTGCTGTTGCTGGTGGATTATTGCCAGCAGTAGGTTTTGGTATGTTGCTTAAAGTAATGCTAAAAAAACAATATGTACCATATCTAATAGTTGGATTCTTGTTTGCATCATTTATTCAATACTCTAATTTATTACCAGTAGCATTAATTGGAGCAGCAATAGCACTAGTTGATTATTTCAATCCTAAGAATGCACCTATAGTTCAAAAAGGGGGAGATGATTACAGTGATGGAATCTAA
- a CDS encoding DUF6530 family protein encodes MNEKTVMVSNDYDRVDGRNAYQSNIKRLTLGAPMLEENIKMQIAAQIWKIDKDGELILAEELPIHQVFDLMIFLSRTLLYFKEAYRLPLLYDPEKPTVERVGVQGGVLPVEVCIDNQNINEDIKAFTQSLNELGELIGERQRVLSRILEELECY; translated from the coding sequence ATGAATGAAAAAACAGTTATGGTGTCAAATGATTATGACCGTGTGGATGGCAGAAACGCCTATCAATCTAACATCAAGCGTTTAACATTAGGTGCACCTATGCTGGAAGAAAATATAAAAATGCAGATTGCCGCACAGATTTGGAAAATTGATAAAGACGGCGAATTGATTTTGGCAGAGGAGCTACCTATTCATCAGGTATTTGATTTGATGATTTTTTTGTCTAGAACATTACTTTACTTCAAAGAGGCTTACCGACTTCCGTTATTATATGATCCAGAAAAACCCACAGTGGAACGAGTTGGAGTACAGGGTGGAGTATTGCCAGTAGAAGTTTGTATAGATAATCAAAACATAAATGAAGACATAAAAGCTTTTACTCAAAGTCTGAATGAGTTAGGTGAATTGATTGGAGAACGACAACGAGTACTTAGCCGTATTTTAGAAGAATTGGAGTGTTATTAA
- the agaB gene encoding PTS galactosamine transporter subunit IIB: protein MEGPNILLARIDNRLVHGQVGVVWLTTVGANLVVVVDDDAAKDTLQQQLMSAVVQPSGVGIRFFTIEHTINIIHKASPAQKIFIICKTPEILRKLIEGEVPIKDVNVGNMHFMRGKHQISKKVYVDENDLEDLHYIKSKGINVFIQDIPGDAKEYI from the coding sequence GTGGAAGGTCCAAATATCTTATTAGCACGTATTGATAATAGGCTTGTTCATGGACAGGTAGGGGTTGTTTGGCTAACAACTGTTGGAGCAAATTTAGTAGTGGTTGTAGATGATGATGCTGCAAAAGATACACTACAGCAACAATTAATGTCTGCGGTAGTTCAACCATCAGGTGTTGGAATAAGATTTTTTACCATAGAACACACAATAAACATCATTCATAAGGCGTCTCCAGCACAAAAGATATTTATAATTTGTAAGACACCAGAAATACTTAGAAAATTAATAGAAGGTGAGGTTCCAATAAAAGATGTTAACGTTGGAAATATGCACTTTATGAGAGGTAAACACCAAATAAGTAAAAAGGTATACGTAGATGAAAATGACCTAGAAGACTTACATTATATAAAATCAAAGGGCATCAATGTATTCATCCAGGATATCCCTGGCGATGCAAAAGAATATATATAA
- a CDS encoding GIY-YIG nuclease family protein has product MDIKRKKQLLEAYKNRHPEMGVISYCCKETDEAFLGISKDTKADFNSTNVKLAANWHPNKRLQELWNKYGPEGFKLSVIKVLKYDDPNEDHTVELEDLREQCLAANPNARRIWK; this is encoded by the coding sequence ATGGATATAAAAAGAAAAAAACAGCTTTTGGAAGCCTATAAAAACAGACATCCTGAAATGGGTGTAATATCTTACTGCTGTAAAGAAACTGATGAGGCGTTCTTAGGCATATCTAAAGATACAAAGGCGGACTTTAACAGCACCAATGTAAAATTGGCAGCCAACTGGCATCCCAATAAACGCTTACAGGAGCTTTGGAACAAATATGGTCCAGAAGGCTTTAAACTATCAGTTATAAAAGTCTTAAAGTATGATGATCCAAATGAAGATCATACAGTAGAGTTAGAAGATTTAAGAGAGCAGTGTTTAGCTGCTAATCCTAATGCAAGGAGGATATGGAAATGA
- the agaD gene encoding PTS galactosamine transporter subunit IID produces MESKTKALTKKDITDLGIRNVLLQSSFNYERMQAGGWTLSMLPALKKIYKDDKEGLSAAMTDNTEFINTHPVLVGFLMAMLLSLEENNEDRGLIRGLKVALFGPLAGIGDAILWFTLLPIVAGISASFASQGNILGPIIFFTVYLALFIARIPITHLGYNLGTKAIGNLQERSQAISRSATILGVTVIGGLIASYVSIEVLSEITISANNVVSLQADFFDKIFPNILPFGYTMGMYYLLKNKKVNPTVLILITFGLAILLSLLGIL; encoded by the coding sequence ATGGAATCTAAAACTAAGGCTTTAACAAAAAAAGATATAACGGATTTAGGCATAAGAAACGTATTGCTACAATCTAGCTTTAACTATGAAAGAATGCAAGCTGGTGGTTGGACTCTATCAATGTTACCTGCATTAAAGAAAATCTATAAAGATGATAAAGAAGGACTTTCAGCAGCCATGACTGATAACACAGAGTTTATTAACACTCACCCTGTTTTAGTTGGATTTTTAATGGCGATGCTATTATCATTAGAGGAAAATAATGAAGACAGAGGATTAATTAGAGGATTAAAAGTTGCTTTATTTGGACCTTTAGCTGGAATTGGCGATGCAATTCTTTGGTTTACTTTATTACCAATAGTAGCAGGAATAAGTGCATCATTTGCTTCACAAGGGAACATATTAGGGCCGATAATATTCTTTACAGTGTATCTTGCATTGTTTATCGCTAGAATACCTATAACTCACTTAGGATACAATTTAGGAACTAAAGCTATAGGAAATTTACAAGAGAGATCCCAAGCAATTTCTAGATCTGCTACAATCCTAGGGGTTACAGTTATTGGGGGACTAATAGCATCCTATGTAAGTATCGAAGTTTTATCTGAAATAACTATTTCAGCAAACAATGTTGTATCGTTACAAGCAGATTTCTTTGACAAAATATTTCCTAACATTTTGCCATTTGGATACACCATGGGCATGTATTATCTATTGAAGAATAAGAAAGTTAATCCTACAGTTCTAATATTAATTACATTTGGTTTAGCAATCTTATTATCATTGTTGGGAATTTTGTAA
- the pfkB gene encoding 1-phosphofructokinase, producing MILTVTLNPSVDRRYTLNKFEKGNIYRTNNYQYTAGGKGLNVTKVINSLSADVLTTGFLGGSIGDYIKKDLVKKGIDNDFVSIEEETRSCLAIISDAGCQTEILESGPLISKVEIENFYKKYNELLDTVDIVCASGSLPVGMDIDTYKNLINLAKRKGKKFLLDTSGDALKFGIEACPYLIKPNKEELEQLTGISILNQDKLIEAVKYLLNKHIEVVVISLGEEGALAFHHDNAYKINIPKVKVESPVGSGDSMIAGFAVGLQRRYDFKDILRLGAACGTANAMESETGKVDINNVNSILEKITIEEFKMP from the coding sequence ATGATACTAACAGTTACTTTAAATCCTTCTGTGGATAGAAGATATACACTTAATAAGTTTGAAAAGGGGAATATTTATAGGACAAATAACTATCAATATACAGCAGGAGGTAAGGGGCTAAATGTTACTAAGGTTATTAATTCTCTAAGCGCGGATGTTTTAACTACAGGTTTCCTAGGAGGCAGTATAGGAGATTATATAAAAAAGGACTTAGTAAAGAAGGGTATAGATAATGATTTTGTATCCATAGAGGAAGAAACTAGGAGTTGTTTAGCTATTATTTCCGATGCTGGTTGTCAGACAGAAATATTAGAATCTGGTCCATTAATTTCCAAAGTTGAGATAGAGAATTTTTATAAAAAATATAATGAATTACTGGATACTGTGGATATTGTATGTGCTTCTGGAAGCTTGCCTGTTGGAATGGATATTGACACTTATAAGAATTTAATCAATTTAGCTAAGAGAAAAGGGAAGAAATTTTTGTTGGATACAAGTGGAGATGCATTAAAATTTGGAATAGAGGCTTGCCCTTATCTAATAAAGCCAAACAAGGAAGAACTAGAGCAATTGACAGGAATATCTATTTTAAATCAAGATAAATTGATTGAAGCAGTTAAATATCTATTAAACAAACATATTGAAGTTGTTGTAATTTCTTTAGGCGAAGAGGGTGCTTTAGCATTTCACCATGATAATGCTTATAAGATAAATATTCCTAAAGTTAAAGTTGAAAGCCCTGTAGGTTCTGGGGATTCAATGATAGCTGGATTTGCTGTAGGGCTGCAAAGGAGATATGATTTTAAAGATATTTTAAGATTAGGTGCAGCCTGTGGCACAGCAAATGCTATGGAAAGTGAAACAGGAAAAGTCGATATTAATAATGTAAACAGCATCTTAGAAAAGATAACAATTGAAGAATTTAAAATGCCATAG